A stretch of Schistocerca nitens isolate TAMUIC-IGC-003100 chromosome 6, iqSchNite1.1, whole genome shotgun sequence DNA encodes these proteins:
- the LOC126262685 gene encoding uncharacterized protein LOC126262685, translated as MLSSLKATVAVGMLQQKQPLLQIERKQAQKILPQRRLYSTKKNKRGNNASLVLPNSEESSLIKLSLLADKEDALVEKGSAVQKQPTIKNTEGVAGPFPITACALQHSPTNRSTPMIQPIAKQAEVVSSLSLATSHVLKHSPRNSSTSIQPIPKQAVVVPHPSIHPSIGTVRMLLHSSTNGAVLPHLNQ; from the exons ATGTTATCATCACTAAAGGCAACTGTAGCTGTCGGAATGTTGCAGCAAAAACAGCCACTGCTGCAAATAGAAAGGAAACAAGCACAAAAGATTTTACCTCAACGTAGACTGTActctacaaagaaaaacaaaagggGTAATAATGCATCCCTGGTGCTACCAAATTCAGAAGAATCCAGTTTGATCAAATTATCTCTACTGGCAGACAAAGAAGATGCACTTGTGGAAAAAG GTTCAGCTGTTCAAAAGCAACCAACAATAAAAAATACAGAGGGTGTAGCAGGTCCATTCCCCATTACAGCATGTGCCCTACAGCACAGCCCGACGAATC GCTCAACTCCCATGattcagccaatagcaaaacaggcTGAGGTGGTATCTAGTCTGTCTCTCGCTACATCGCATGTGCTGAAACACAGCCCGAGGAATA GCTCAACTTCAATTCAACCAATACCAAAACAGGCTGTGGTGGTaccacatccatccatccatccatccatcggtACAGTGCGTATGTTGCTACACAGCTCAACAAATG GTGCTGTTCTCCCACATTTAAACCAGTGA